The following coding sequences lie in one Sedimentibacter sp. MB35-C1 genomic window:
- a CDS encoding copper amine oxidase N-terminal domain-containing protein yields the protein MGKKLISMLLIGLMTIIPLTACGTNEIGYFELSKEINDIKQYEFNNTTKIYVPEELAGESYDIDFKLEGEVNLEDLDSIYLDMNADIKVNDVENNLPINLVVSDNKMYVSKAIILEVLKLSEEFGSEPENKEVMDALYNVELKDVEYIMLYDFGEYYSENYSSFYEDIYASKDIYEDMYDPSINYLKTAFKGFDSDLVKKISGGYSIELDPENAVEFIKKLVKYADENRETIFDETVKYVEGIFDYISADQMGISEEEKEEFLEELKGSRQDYYDFLDEAVLFIEADIETDEFKKSMEMVDGSSIKEEIYKKGKSYIQAIEGSLVLEGVNSGNFELKTEVTPADVEKKELPEDSITVDEFEKLHNATEDRINPVNKIELTWYPESYSADIVKYRLDNTSEYDYETYTLIDERVYLPLRYIGESFGEEVEWDDANKKAYIVRDGQKTDMTGVLVDSTTMVKIRDFEKLGYKIDYIQEDGISTATIIK from the coding sequence ATGGGTAAAAAATTAATAAGCATGCTGCTTATAGGGCTTATGACTATTATTCCGCTTACGGCATGTGGAACAAATGAAATTGGTTATTTTGAATTATCAAAAGAAATAAACGATATAAAACAATATGAATTCAATAACACTACAAAGATTTATGTACCTGAGGAACTTGCTGGGGAGTCATACGACATTGACTTTAAGTTAGAAGGCGAAGTAAATCTTGAAGATTTGGATAGCATATATTTAGATATGAATGCGGATATCAAGGTTAATGATGTGGAAAATAATCTTCCTATCAATTTAGTAGTGTCCGATAACAAAATGTATGTTTCTAAAGCAATCATACTTGAAGTGCTTAAATTAAGCGAAGAGTTTGGGAGTGAACCTGAAAACAAAGAAGTGATGGATGCATTATATAATGTTGAACTCAAAGATGTTGAATACATAATGCTTTACGATTTTGGTGAATATTACAGTGAAAACTATAGTTCTTTCTATGAAGATATATATGCTTCTAAGGATATTTATGAAGATATGTATGACCCTTCAATAAATTACTTAAAGACTGCATTCAAAGGTTTTGACTCTGACTTGGTCAAAAAAATCAGCGGAGGATATTCAATAGAACTTGATCCTGAAAATGCGGTGGAATTTATTAAGAAATTAGTAAAATATGCTGATGAAAATAGAGAAACCATTTTTGATGAAACTGTAAAATATGTTGAAGGTATATTTGATTATATAAGCGCTGATCAAATGGGAATATCTGAAGAAGAAAAAGAAGAATTCCTTGAGGAGTTAAAAGGCAGTCGTCAGGATTATTATGATTTTCTTGATGAAGCTGTTCTATTCATTGAGGCAGATATTGAGACAGATGAATTTAAGAAAAGCATGGAAATGGTTGATGGAAGCAGCATAAAGGAAGAAATTTATAAAAAAGGTAAATCATATATTCAAGCAATAGAAGGAAGTCTTGTTTTAGAAGGTGTAAATTCAGGAAACTTTGAATTAAAAACTGAAGTCACTCCGGCAGATGTGGAAAAGAAAGAATTACCAGAGGACTCTATAACTGTAGATGAATTTGAAAAACTGCATAATGCAACAGAAGATAGAATTAATCCTGTAAATAAAATAGAGCTTACATGGTATCCTGAAAGCTACAGTGCGGATATTGTTAAATACAGACTTGACAATACTTCAGAGTATGATTATGAAACATATACATTGATTGACGAAAGGGTATATCTTCCGTTGAGGTATATTGGAGAGTCATTTGGAGAAGAAGTTGAGTGGGACGATGCTAATAAAAAAGCTTATATAGTAAGAGACGGACAGAAAACAGATATGACGGGTGTGCTCGTTGACAGCACAACGATGGTTAAAATACGAGATTTTGAAAAGCTGGGCTATAAAATAGACTATATTCAGGAAGACGGAATATCAACAGCCACAATAATTAAGTAA